The Vitis riparia cultivar Riparia Gloire de Montpellier isolate 1030 chromosome 3, EGFV_Vit.rip_1.0, whole genome shotgun sequence genome includes a region encoding these proteins:
- the LOC117910977 gene encoding disease resistance protein RPV1-like, with translation MSDELASTLASFQEFMAGVSRRLDQIESSRQDPHPAGMVTDETIPHAQEGKECMKSRGQRVLPIFYNVDPSDVRKQRGKIGEAFAKHEENLENMERVKVWREAVTQVSNLSGWDSRNK, from the exons ATGTCGGACGagctagcttccacacttgcttccTTTCAGGAGTTCATGGCCGGAGTCAGTAGACGCTTGGATCAGATAGAGAGTTCTCGCCAGGATCCTCATCCGGCTGGCATGGTCACTGACGAGACGATTCCTCATGCACAAGAGGGGAAAG AGTGCATGAAAAGTAGGGGACAGAGGGTTCTCCCAATTTTCTACAACGTGGATCCATCAGATGTTCGGAAACAGAGGGGTAAAATTGGAGAAGCATTTGCCAAACATGAAGAGAACTTGGAGAATATGGAGAGGGTGAAGGTTTGGAGGGAGGCTGTCACTCAAGTTTCAAATTTATCCGGCTGGGATTCTCGGAATAAGTAA